One Marasmius oreades isolate 03SP1 chromosome 2, whole genome shotgun sequence DNA segment encodes these proteins:
- a CDS encoding uncharacterized protein (CAZy:AA3), translating into MFHLKPLLLTLLLSISLSGNAALHKRASGVTTNPSLANGQTFDFIVVGGGLTGTTVAARLAEAGTYSVLLVEAGRDDRGDSRVYDIYSYGQVFGSDMDWQWQTEHGNMVGGKTLGGSSSINGAHYTRGLAAQYDAWSSLLETSEASVGWNWQSLFNYMKKSEGFSAPNDQQAAKGAQSVASYHGSNGPVQVTYPDAMYGGPQQQSFIDTIQSLTGITRCPDLNGGSPNCVSITPFTMNWHEDDHRSSSVEAYLSPVESARPTWLTLTTHQVTKINWANPGSIPLKASGIQFAPASGGSTRYNAYARKEVIVAGGAIATPALLQLSGIGDSSLLSSLGITTYVDLKTVGKNLQEQTMTSLGANGNGFDPNGRGPSDCIAFPNIRQVFGNNANSSISKINSNLANWANSQAGSALSSAALQQIYQVQADLIINKNAPVAELFYDTGYPDDLGIDMWQLLPFSRGTVKITTSNPFTKPQVRVNYFSVDWDMDVQIAAARLSRRVLTSPPLRYLDIRDARSMK; encoded by the exons ATGTTTCATCTGAAACCCCTCCTCCTGACCCTCCTTCTCTCCATCTCCCTCTCTGGTAATGCTGCTCTTCACAAGAGAGCTTCCGGCGTAACCACCAACCCTTCCCTCGCTAACGGTCAAACCTTCGATTTCATTGTCgttggtggtggtttgaccGGTACAACCGTTGCAGCAAGGTTGGCCGAGGCTGGGACCTATTCTGTATTACTCGTCGAGGCGGGAAGAGACGATAGAGGTGATTCCAGGGTGTACGATATCTATTCATACGGCCAGGTGTTTGGATCGGACATGGACTGGCAGTGGCAGACTGAACATGGCAATATGGTTGG CGGGAAAACGTTAGGTGGAAGTTCCTCTATTAACGGGGCTCACTATACCCGAG GTCTTGCTGCTCAGTACGACGCATGGTCTTCTCTACTCGAAACATCAGAAGCAAGTGTTGGATGGAACTGGCAGAGTCTATTCAATTACATGAAAAAG TCGGAAGGTTTTTCGGCTCCAAATGATCAACAAGCTGCCAAAGGTGCACAATCTGTCGCTTCCTATCACGGATCCAACGGGCCTGTCCAAGTCACGTACCCCGACGCCATGTACGGGGGACCGCAACAGCAATCCTTTATCGATACTATTCAGAGTCTGACGGGGATTACGAGATGCCCGGATTTGAATGGCGGCAGTCCCAATTGTGTATCAATAACGCCGTTT ACGATGAATTGGCATGAGGATGATCATCGTTCCTCCTCAGTTGAGGCCTACCTTAGTCCAGTTGAGAGCGCGAGGCCAACATGGTTAACTTTGACCACGCATCAG GTCACGAAAATCAATTGGGCAAATCCTGGGAGCATTCCCCTCAAAGCTTCCGGAATTCAATTCGCTCCAGCCAGCGGAGGCAGCACCAGATACAATGCTTATGCTAGAAAAGAAGTCATCGTCGCTGGAGGCGCGATCGCC ACCCCTGCTCTACTCCAACTCTCCGGAATTGGTGACTCCTCCCTCCTCTCGTCACTCGGCATCACCACCTATGTCGACCTCAAAACTGTTGGAAAGAATCTACAAGAGCAGACGATGACCTCCCTCGGCGCCAACGGGAACGGTTTCGATCCTAATGGCCGAGGTCCCTCAGACTGTATCGCCTTCCCCAACATTCGACAAGTGTTTGGAAACAACGCCAATAGCTCTATCAGCAAGATAAACAGTAATTTGGCCAATTGGGCAAACAGTCAAGCGGGATCAGCCTTGAGTAGTGCGGCTCTGCAGCAGATCTATCAGGTGCAAGCGGATCTGATCATCAACAAGAATG CACCGGTAGCGGAGTTGTTCTATGATACAGGATATCCTGA CGATCTCGGAATCGACATGTGGCAGCTTCTACCTTTCAGCAGAGGAACAGTCAAGATAACG ACGAGTAATCCCTTTACCAAACCTCAAGTCCGAGTCAACTACTTCTCGGTCGACTGGGATATGGATGTCCAGATTGCCGCAGCAAGACTGTCAAGACGAGTATTGACGAGCCCGCCTCTAAGGTACCTTGACATTCGGGACGCCCGTTCCATGAAATAG
- the MDM10 gene encoding Mitochondrial distribution and morphology protein 10 (BUSCO:EOG09262TUR) codes for MHPFASYVLRSYYKATGWNEDNLFTNLTRSSDAILDFTVPNGISLSMSKSPNSLFKTTYSMNALPSLNGSVGYIFTSCDLDIKTSGHVRFKDMIERFKVYDQPRRPEGKDEWLAGESVDTRDYLMYGRLYIPTGRLDALYSTRLYPTLQAIVAAISDPLGRVRSDIRGRGGDMSNFMVYLQHDVGKWCTEYTWSAEDSMWGIKVLHNFGRLAGTTPAEPEGNPATSASSPKVKVKRVDEEDAIEGGLKGRVCAGAEVYFSAKERSAGISTGFRFSTLPDATPPSYQIPPPSSSALSTASLSKTPLPSQTPTTITALFNPMLGHMSGAYSARVSDDLSLSSRFDFNVYSYESEWTMGAEYWLRRNSSLERFSIENQSEVDQTGKKTIHGVVKARASTSNDVSIMWEGRIRNMLVSLGVVSDLSSRLKPIKSIGLELSYFSSDN; via the exons ATGCACCCATTTGCTTCGTATGTTCTACGCAGTTACTACAAAGCTACAGGTTGGAATGAAGATAATCTTTTCACTAACCTGACCCGTTCCTCCGATG CGATTCTTGACTTTACCGTTCCCAATGGAATCTCCCTCTCAATGTCCAAGTCACCCAACTCCCTGTTCAAAACTACCTATTCAATGAACGCCTTACCTTCTCTTAATGGTTCAGTCGGGTACATATTCACCTCTTGCGACTTGGACATCAAGACATCAGGCCATGTCCGGTTCAAGGACATGATTGAGCGGTTCAAGGTTTACGACCAGCCTCGGAGACCTGAAGGGAAAGATGAATGGTTGGCTGGGGAGAGTGTTGACACTCGAG ACTACCTCATGTATGGTCGACTATACATACCTACAGGAAGACTCGACGCACTCTATTCTACTAGACTATATCCTACGCTTCAAGCCATTGTAGCAGCCATCTCGGATCCTCTTGGTAGAGTCAGATCGGACATCCGAGGTCGAGGAGGGGACATGAGCAATTTCATGGTGTATCTGCAACACGATGTCGGTAAATGGTGTACCGAATATACTTGGAGTGCAGAAGATAGCATGTGGGGAATCAAGGTTTTGCATAACTTCGGGAGGTTGGCTGGTACGACACCTGCAGAACCTGAGGGAAACCCGGCGACCTCCGCCTCGTCGCCAAAGGTGAAAGTGAAACGAGtggacgaagaagatgccatCGAAGGAGGTCTCAAAGGTCGTGTGTGTGCTGGAGCCGAGGTTTACTTTAGTGCGAAAGAACGGAGCGCTGGAA TTTCCACTGGATTCAGGTTCTCAACGCTGCCGGATGCCACACCGCCTTCCTATCAAATACCAcctccctcttcctctgctcTTTCTACCGCCTCACTGTCAAAGACTCCTCTTCCCTCTCAAACACCGACAACAATAACGGCACTATTCAACCCAATGCTCGGACATATGTCTGGTGCCTATTCTGCACGCGTTTCAGACGACCTATCGCTCTCCTCAAGGTTTGACTTCAACGTCTATAGTTACGAAAGCGAATGGACGATGGGTGCAGAATATTGGTTGCGACGTAACTCTTCTCTTGAACGTTTCAGTATTGAAAACCAATCAGAAGTAGATCAAACGGGGAAGAAAACTATACATGGCGTCGTTAAAGCTAGGGCCTCCACAAGCAAT gatgtatccatcATGTGGGAAGGTCGGATTCGTAACATGCTTGTTAGCCTAGGCGTAGTATCAGACCTTTCCAGTCGCTTGAAGCCAATCAAGTCGATAGGTCTGGAATTGTCTTACTTCAGTTCAGACAATTGA